A window of Deinococcus aquaedulcis genomic DNA:
GGCGCCGGGTGCTGCTGGAGCGCATGGGCATTGACCGCTTTCTGGAGGACGTGGGCGGGCTGGTGCTGGACCGCGACCGCGACGCCGGGGGTGAACGCCGCCTGATCCGCGTGCCCTTTGACGACGACGAGGATCTGGTGGCGGTGCTGGTGCAGTGCCCCTCCACGGGCGGACGCTACGCCCTGCGCGTGCCGCCCCACCTGCGCACCTGCCGCGAGGCGGTGGCCTGGACCGCTGGTCTGGCCGTGCAGGAATACCACCCCACCCAGGAAGCCTGAGCCAGCCCGTTCCTGTTCCCTCACTTTCAAGGAGTCCACATGACCCCCACCCTCAGCGCCCACGCCAGCTTTGGCCCCTCGCAACTGCTGGCGCAGCACGCCACCCCCGCCGACCTGCTGGTGCGCTTCCGCCTGCCCGGCAGCGGCGCCCGCCGCCCGGTGAACCTGGCCCTGGCCATTGATGTCAGCGGCAGCATGGCCGGCTCGCCCCTGAAACACGCCATCCGCGCCGCGCAGGCCGTGGTGGACAGCCTGGACGCGCAGGACCTGCTGAGCGTGGTGCTCTACGACGATTCGGTGACCACCCTGATCGCCCCCACGGCCGTCACGGACCGCGCGGCGCTGAAAGACCGCATTGGCAGCATCCGTGCGGGCGGCCTCACCAACCTGTCGGGCGGCTGGCTGAAGGCCATTGAGCACGTGCAGGCCGGCGCTTCGGGGGAACGGGTCAGCCGCGTGCTGGTGCTCACCGACGGGCAGGCGAACGTGGGCATCACCAAGGACGACGTGCTGATCAAGACCGCCGGGCAGAAGGCCGAGGCCGGTGTGAGTACCACCACGCTGGGTTTCGGGTCGTCCTTTAACGAAGACCTGCTGATGGGCATGGCGCGCGCGGCGGGCGGGAATTTCTATTTCATTCAGTCTACCGACGACGCCCGTGACGTGTTCAGCTTCGAGCTGCAGACCATGAAGGCCGTGGTGGCCCAGAACCTCACGGTGATCCTCGCTCCGGCGCCCGGCGTGACGGTGGCGGACATCCTGAGCCTGCACCGCCCCGGCCCCCACCCGCTGACCCTGGACCTGGGCGACGTGTACGAGGACGAGGACAAGCTGCTGGGTCTGCGCCTGAACCTTCCCGCCCAGCCTGCCGGCCTCCACGAGCTGCTGACCGTGACCTACAGCGCCGACACCGTGCACGACGGCGCCATCGCCCGCCTGGAAGGCACCTTGCCGGTGCAGGCCACCTTTGGCCCGCTGGACGCCAACGTGACCAGCGACATTGAGGTGACGCTGGACCTCGCCCGGTTGCAGATTGCGCGCGCCAAGGAAGAAGCCGTGACCCTGGCCGACCAGGGGCAGCACGCCCAGGGCGAGGCGCTGCTGCGGCGCGTGGTGGCCGAGCTGACGGATGCCGGCCTGCACGAGCATTTCGAGATTGCCGAGGAAATCGAGCAACTGGAGCACTACGCCGGGCGCATTGCCGCGCAGACTCTGGTGGGTGACAGCCGCAAGGAACTGATGGATCAGGCCTTCCAGGGCCGCGCCCGCACCCGCGCCGACATGACCGGCCGTGGGGTCACGGTGGACACCGCCGTGCTGGCACTGCCGGTGGTGGCTGAGCCTGGGAGCGGTGTAGAACTGCAGTGCGTGCGCGAGGGCGGCAAGCTGCGGGTGCGGGTGGTCTCGGCAGGCTACGACCAGGGGCTGAACGTGCAGTTTCCCCGCGCCCTGCGCGCCGAGGGGGCCGGGTACGTGGTGGACGGCCTGGAGCCCAGCGCCGACGGGAGCTTCTACCGCGTGACCGGCGAGATTCGCCGCCTGCTGCGCGCTGGGGAAAGCGACCCGCTGCAGCACCTGAGCGTGGGGGGCCGGGGCGCGCCCCGCGCCGCCAGCCGCCCCGGCGTGACCAAGGCCGCGCGCACCGCCGCTGACCTGGACACCACCGACAGCAGCGCGGGCGGCATTCTGGTGCAATGCGTCAAGGAAGGCAGCAAGCTGCGCGCCCGCGTGGTGCAGGACGGCTTTGAGCCCGACTGGAACATGCGCTTTCCCCGCTCTATCCGCGAGGAAGGCACCCTGTACGTGGTGGATGAGGTGAACACCGCCCCGGACGGCAAGAGCTACATCGCCAGCGGTGAAATCCGCCGCCTCGTGCAGCCGGTGTAAAGAGAAGGGGAGAGGCGAGTGGCCTGAACGCACCATGTCCAGGCCACTCGCCTTTCTTCATGACGGAGCTTCAGCGCGCCCCAGCCGCCCTGCCTTAGCCGAGATTCAGGCCCACATCGAACGTGGCCGCATAGCCCCCCACCGGGTCGCCCTTCACGCTCAGCAGCAGCTGTGAGCCGCCGTTGCGGTAAATCGCGTCCTGGGCATTGGGGGTGTCGGCCTTGCCCTTCTGGCTGTAGGGCGCGCGGGCGAACACGGCCGCATTCACGCTTTCGGGGAAAAACAGCTGCGAGGTGAATTCGCCCGTGGCCTGCCCGGCCGCATTCAGGGGCCGCAGCTTGAAGTGAATGTGCACCGCGCGCCCCGGGTACCAGCCCGGGTAAACCGTGGTGAAGCTGGCCCGGCCCTGGGCATTCGTCACCTGCGAGCCGCGCAGAACGTCGCCGCTGTTCCCCGCCACCCCGGAGTAGGTGCCCAGGGCGTCGCAGTGCCACACGTCAACCAGCACGCCCGCGCGGGGGGTGCAGCCGCCTGCCGCCACGCGCGAGGTCACGAATTCCAGCTTCAGCGGCACCCCGGTGCTCAGCCGGCCCGTCTGGCTGTCCTTGCGAATGTCGCTGCGCCGGGGCTCCCCGTCCACGAAGTAGGGGCCCTCCGTCATGGCGGGGCGCACCACGCAGCCGGGCAGCCGCGTGGCGCTGCTGCCGGCTGAGGGCGCGCCCCGCTGGGCCAGCACGCCGCCTGCGGTCAGGGCCGCCGCGCCGCCCCCCAGGCCCAGCAGCCGCAGGGCGTGGCGGCGGCTCAGGAGCGTGCCGATCATCTCGTCGTCATGGTCCTCGTCCGGGGGCAGGTGAAGGGGGGCTGGGTGCGGGCTGTGCGGGTCATTCATGGCAGGCACCTCCAGGTGACAGGTCATAGGATGCGCGGCGCTGGTTAAGGGGGCGTTGATGAGGGCCCTTACATGGCAGCAGCGGCCCCACCACACCTGGCTGGGGCCGCTGCGTGCCTGGGCTTTACTTCACCGTCACGCGGTCAGGGAAGGCCTCGGTGGAGATCTTGGTCACCTGGGCGTCCAGGTACTTCTGGGCGGCCTCGCGGGCCAGTTGCTCGCGGATCAGGGGCGCGGCTTCGGCCAGGGGCACCAGCCCGGCGGCGTTGCGCTTGGTCACCACCAGCACGTGCCAGCCAAACTGCGACTGCACCGTCTGCACCTGGTTCACGGGGCCAGTGAAGCTGGCCTTGTCGAAGGTTTCGACCATCTCGCCCTGCCCGAAGCAGCCCAGGTCACCGCCCTGCGCCGCGCTGCCGGGGTCCTGGCTCTTGTCGGCGGCAATCTTGGCAAAGTCGCCACCCGCCGCCAGCTCCTTCCCGATGGCCTGGGCTTCGGCCTGGGTGGGCACCAAGATGTGTTTCACGCAGGCTTCGGCTTCGCGGGTAAAGCGGGGCTTGTTGAGGTTGTAGTAGCCGGTGACCACCGCGTCTCCGAAGGCAAAGCGCTTCTGAACGCTCTGCAGATACGCCCCCACGATGCCCTGGCGCTCCAGTTCGGCGCGCAGGTCGTCGGCGCTGGCGTAGCCCGTGGCTTCCAGGGCCTCGGCGAAGTCGGCGTCGGACTGGAAGTCGGCGCGGGCTTCCTGCATCTGCTCGTCCAGGGTGGCGGCGTCCACCTTGTTGCCGGCGGCGCGGGCCAGCTGGTACACAGCGCGGTCACGCACGTACTGCTTCAGGTAGTCGGCGCGGGCCCCGGCGAATTCGGCCAAGTAGCTGTTCTCGAAGGGAATGCCCTGGGCATTCACCACCCGCGCGGCGGCCAGCCGGAAGGCGCGGTCAAAGTCGGCCAGGGTGATGGTCTCGGTGCCCACGCGCGCCACCACGGTGCTGGGGTCGGCGGCGGGCGCAGCGGGGGCCGCCGCAGGGGTGGCCGGGGCGGTGGGGGTGGCGGGCGCAGTCTGGGCCAGGGCGGCGCCGGACAGCAGCGCCAGCGTGAGCAGCACTTGTTTCATCCCTGCACTCTAGCGTCCCGCCGCGCCCCCACCATGATGGGCGCGTGATGACGGCTTGGGGCGCGCGCCCCCTGCTGCTACAATCCCCCGCGTGCGCCTGAGCCTGCAAGAAACCACCGATCCGCGCGTGTACGACGACGCCGTGCGGTCATTGCCCATCACCAGTGCCCTGCAGGGCTGGGGCTACGGCGAGGCGCGGCGCACCCTGGGCCAGACCCCCGCGCGCTATCTGATCACGGCGGATGGCCGCACCGTGGGCGCCCTGCAGCTGATCCGCAAGCGCCTCGTGCCCGGCTTTTCCACGCTGTACGCGCCGCGCGGCCCGGCCCTGGAAAGCCTGGACCTGCTGCCCGCCGTGGCCGACGCCGTGAAAAAGGTGGCCCGCCCCGGCGACGCCCTGCTGAAAATCGAGCCGCCCGTGCCCTTTCTGGCCGACGACTCCGTGATCTTGCCCGAAAGCTACGGTTCCTTTCGCCGCGCCGAAAGTGAGCAACCTGAACACACCATCGTGGCCGACCTGACCCGCAGCGAGGACGAGCTGTTTACTGGCCTGCACTCCATGGCCCGGCGCAACGTGCGCACCGCCCAGAAGATGGGCGTGGTGGCTGGCCGCGACGACGATTTTGATGCCTTCTGGGAAATCTTTACCGCCACCAACGAGCGCGCCCAGCTGGGGGCGTTTCCCCGCGCCTACTACGAAACCATGCTGCGCGAGGGGGGCGCCTACGGCGGAGAAGCGTACATCGTGCTGTCGCGCGTGGAGGGTCGCGCGCTGGCCGGGGGCTTTTTCCTGGCGATGGGCAAGGGTACCTATTACCTGTTCGGCGGCAGCATCCGCGATGACCGCACCAATGCCGACGGCAGCCCGCTCAAAGACGCCAAGGCCCCCGACGCCTTTTACTGGAACGCCATGCTGGACGCCAAGCGCCGGGGCTACGAACTGTTCGAC
This region includes:
- a CDS encoding vWA domain-containing protein; this translates as MTPTLSAHASFGPSQLLAQHATPADLLVRFRLPGSGARRPVNLALAIDVSGSMAGSPLKHAIRAAQAVVDSLDAQDLLSVVLYDDSVTTLIAPTAVTDRAALKDRIGSIRAGGLTNLSGGWLKAIEHVQAGASGERVSRVLVLTDGQANVGITKDDVLIKTAGQKAEAGVSTTTLGFGSSFNEDLLMGMARAAGGNFYFIQSTDDARDVFSFELQTMKAVVAQNLTVILAPAPGVTVADILSLHRPGPHPLTLDLGDVYEDEDKLLGLRLNLPAQPAGLHELLTVTYSADTVHDGAIARLEGTLPVQATFGPLDANVTSDIEVTLDLARLQIARAKEEAVTLADQGQHAQGEALLRRVVAELTDAGLHEHFEIAEEIEQLEHYAGRIAAQTLVGDSRKELMDQAFQGRARTRADMTGRGVTVDTAVLALPVVAEPGSGVELQCVREGGKLRVRVVSAGYDQGLNVQFPRALRAEGAGYVVDGLEPSADGSFYRVTGEIRRLLRAGESDPLQHLSVGGRGAPRAASRPGVTKAARTAADLDTTDSSAGGILVQCVKEGSKLRARVVQDGFEPDWNMRFPRSIREEGTLYVVDEVNTAPDGKSYIASGEIRRLVQPV
- a CDS encoding intradiol ring-cleavage dioxygenase codes for the protein MNDPHSPHPAPLHLPPDEDHDDEMIGTLLSRRHALRLLGLGGGAAALTAGGVLAQRGAPSAGSSATRLPGCVVRPAMTEGPYFVDGEPRRSDIRKDSQTGRLSTGVPLKLEFVTSRVAAGGCTPRAGVLVDVWHCDALGTYSGVAGNSGDVLRGSQVTNAQGRASFTTVYPGWYPGRAVHIHFKLRPLNAAGQATGEFTSQLFFPESVNAAVFARAPYSQKGKADTPNAQDAIYRNGGSQLLLSVKGDPVGGYAATFDVGLNLG
- a CDS encoding peptidylprolyl isomerase, which gives rise to MKQVLLTLALLSGAALAQTAPATPTAPATPAAAPAAPAADPSTVVARVGTETITLADFDRAFRLAAARVVNAQGIPFENSYLAEFAGARADYLKQYVRDRAVYQLARAAGNKVDAATLDEQMQEARADFQSDADFAEALEATGYASADDLRAELERQGIVGAYLQSVQKRFAFGDAVVTGYYNLNKPRFTREAEACVKHILVPTQAEAQAIGKELAAGGDFAKIAADKSQDPGSAAQGGDLGCFGQGEMVETFDKASFTGPVNQVQTVQSQFGWHVLVVTKRNAAGLVPLAEAAPLIREQLAREAAQKYLDAQVTKISTEAFPDRVTVK
- a CDS encoding lipid II:glycine glycyltransferase FemX → MRLSLQETTDPRVYDDAVRSLPITSALQGWGYGEARRTLGQTPARYLITADGRTVGALQLIRKRLVPGFSTLYAPRGPALESLDLLPAVADAVKKVARPGDALLKIEPPVPFLADDSVILPESYGSFRRAESEQPEHTIVADLTRSEDELFTGLHSMARRNVRTAQKMGVVAGRDDDFDAFWEIFTATNERAQLGAFPRAYYETMLREGGAYGGEAYIVLSRVEGRALAGGFFLAMGKGTYYLFGGSIRDDRTNADGSPLKDAKAPDAFYWNAMLDAKRRGYELFDFWGIPRQLDEAKHSFGVFKMKLKFSEQRVWYPAYDLNLNPAAPAIVKALRWRKTQNNLRKRGSADDVL